The Patescibacteria group bacterium sequence GATCTCAATCACACTGGTGCGCACAAGATAAATCATACTTTGGGAGAGGCGCTCATTGCCAAACGCATGGGCAAGAAAAAACTATTAGCCGAGACTGGAGCTGGCCAGCATGGAGTGGCACTAGCCACTGCCGCGGCAGTGCTTGGTATTCCTTGTGAAATACATATGGGGGAAATTGATATTGCCAAACAAGCTCCCAATGTAATCCGAATGAAAATTTTGGGAGCAAAAGTTGTGCCAGTTAAGATGGGCACCAAGACACTCAAAGATGCAGTAGACAGCGCTTTTAATGAATTTGTTAAAGATCCACAAAATACATTTTTTGGTATTGGTTCGGTAGTAGGTCCTCATCCTTTTCCAATGATGGTCAGAGATTTTCAGAGAATAGTAGGAGAGGAAGCCAAAGAACAATTTCAAGATTTAGTCGGCAAGGATCCCGATGCTCTGGTTGCTTGCGTGGGAGGAGGTAGTAATGCTATTGGTCTTTTTTCGGCCTATCTAGAAGATGAAAAAATTGATATTTATGGAGTAGAGCCAAGCGGTCGCTCTCTCAATCCTGGCGATCATGCTGCTACCTTGACTCTGGGCAAGCCGGGAAATATCCATGGCATGTATACTTATTTGCTTCAAGATAAAAAAAGACAACCAGAGCCAGTTTACTCAATTGCTTCGGGACTTGATTATCCCGGTGTTGGTCCACAACATAGTTTTTTGAAAGATATCAAAAGGATAAAATATGAATTGGCTAGTGATAAAGAATGTCTAGATTCTTTTATGGAGCTGTCAAAATTAGAAGGAATTATTCCGGCTCTAGAAAGCGCTCACGCCGTGGCTTTTGCCAGGAAGCTGTCCAAGCAGCTAGGTAAAGGAAAAAATATTTTGGTTAATCTTTCTGGTCGGGGAGATAAAGATATAGATTTTGTAGTTAAAAAGTTGGGCATTTAATTTTTGAATAAAAAATATAGGATAGTAGAATTGCTATTGAGCAACTCTACTATCCTAGCAGCTTGGCTACTGGTAGTAGCCGACGACGGTCATGTTGTTGATGAAGTTGGTGTTCTCGACCATCTTGGCGATGGTCAAGCCTAGACTGACGTGCATGTAGTGGTAATTTTTCGAACGAGCCTCGTCAGCATCGTTTAGCATCCAACAGTTGCTGGTGCTAATCCAGCAGTTGTTTTCTCCGAAGCAAATAGTTTCCCATTTGCGTCCCAAGTCGTCGATAATGCTACGCAGCTCCCTGGCCACCGCCTGGTTGATGTTGCAGTTCACGTAGAACTGCAGGTAGGCGTCGGTGTTGGTGAAGGCAAACCAGGTGAAGGAGTGTTGCTCTCCGCCGGGGTCGGTCAGTGTACCAGTGCCGTAGCCGAAGCGGGCGGCAAAGGCCTGCGAGAAGTCCTCGCCGTAACGGCCGAGGAACCAGTCTTCGCATTCGCTGATGAAATTTTCATCGGGCAGGTTGCTCAGCTTGGGCTGGCCAGGTTGTCCTGACTGAGCTAGGGTCGGCAGGGCGGTCAGCAGTAAGCAGACGACAGTGATGAAAAAGAGCGACTTCATTGGACATTTCCTCCTGAGAGAGTGGACAGTGACACGGGGGAAATCAGAAAAATATATCATAGTATTATATCACAAAATAACTAAATTATCAATATTATAATGATATAAAATTATTGACTAAATAGATATATTATTGTAAAATCAGCTTTGTTATTATTATATAATTTATTTTTTGTGCCGGGGTGGTGGAATTGGTAGACACGCTAGCCTTAGGAGCTAGTATCCGAAAGGGTGTGGAGGTTCGAGTCCTCTCCCCGGTACCATATTGAAATATTGGGTGTGTAGCTCAGCTGGTTAGAGCGCTACATTGACATTGTAGAGGTCAGAGGTTCGAGTCCTCTCATACCCACCATTCGACTCCGTTCTACTTTGCAGAACTTCGCTTATGGTCTTCGACCATAATAATGCATAGAAAAAGCCAAGGTCAAATGCTCCGATCGTAGTTGGGGGATTATATATAGCAGATATTAGGCAGTCTGTTTTTTGTTTACAAAAAGAAAAGCTCCAGCCAGTAAATGACATTCCCTGGCTAGAGCTCTTTGTCTCGAAGAGATTTGCTATTTCCCTGTTAGGTCACCCCTTCATCTGATACCCCGCTCCTTTTTTATAATCAAGCGCACCATTGCGCTTTGAATCTATATTTTGGATTGGTGTTGTGGATTGTACGCTTATATTTTTAGTATAGCATAATATATAATTATTTTGTTATTTTGTAAAGGGCTCTTTCTTTACAAACATCCTTATAAATCATATAATATAAGTACTTTTAATAGCTTAAAAATAAAAAGATGCTAAAAAAGAAAAATAAAAAAGAAGTGGAAATTTTGGAAAACCAGGAGCTTGAAGAGGACGATGCTGATTTTGAAGATGTGGAAGATGTTTATGATGATGAGTTGGAGGAAGAAGGACAGCTTTCAGTAGATGTCTATCAAGATAGAAATAATATTTACATCAAATCTACAATTGCTGGTGTGGAGCCAGAAGACATAGATATTTCTTTTGACAGTGATATGATCACTATCCGTGGGCAAAGGAGAAAGGATAAGACTATTCACGAGCAGGACTATTTTTATCAAGAATGTTATTGGGGTAATTTTTCTCGTTCTATTATATTGCCAGTTGATGTTCAGGAAGACAAGATAGAAGCTACAATTAGAAACGGTGTACTGACTATCACCTTACCTAAAACCAAAGGTAAAGATATAAACATAAAAGTAAAAGACGAAAATTAAAATGTTGGACAATAAAAAAGTATTTTTTGATCATCAGGATAAGGGCAAAAATTTTTTTAGGACAGAATCTGGTCAGGAGATATCTATTGATGCCGCACTTTTTTTCAAAGACTTAAAACAAGGTCAGGAATATTTTTTGTCTTTTAGTGAAAATAATTTAGCAGATCAAGAAAGTAAAAAGATTTTGAATGATCTTTTAAATGAAGATGAATAATTATTATGGAAAAAAAATTTTTTGATAAACAATCCATCGTCGCAAAAAAATGGTTATGGATTCCCGTAGCTATTTTTATAATTCTAGTTGGTGGAACTTTTGGAGCCTATGCTTATGTGGAAAATAGCTACCAAGGCAAGATATTAAAAGGTATATCAGTGGCCGGAGTAGATATTGGTGGTATTACTGTAGATGAAGCCAGAGCCAAGCTGGATAAAAGAATTGATTTTGTAAATAGCCGTGGCTTTGTTTATAAAGCAAATAATAAAGAAGTGACCATATATCCAAATATTGCAGCTATAGATGGAGCCGACAGTTTAGCTTGGCTGGTATCTTGGGATGTAGAAAAAACTCTCTTGGAAGTGACTAGTTTCCAAAATGATAAAAGCTTTGGTAACTTTTTTAATAAATTGGCAACCTTGACCAAGGGGCGAGACTTTCCTATTTATTACAAATGGGATAAGGAGCAAAATCAACAGATACTAGAAAATAGTTTTAAAGAATTACTTTTAGAAAAGAAAGAAGCCAGTTATTTTTTTGAGGAAGATGGTAGTTTAGGTATTACTCAAGAAAGCATTGGACAAACTTTTGATTATCAGCTAGCTCTAGCAGAGACCAAGGATCAGATACAACAGCTGATGAGTAGTCAGATAGACCTTTTGGTGATAGCCGATAAGCCAGCTATTAGCAAAGAGGTGCTTGAAAGATACAAGGATAAAGTAGCCAGCACTTCTAAACGAGGAGATTTTTATTTGACTTATGAAGAAAGAGATTGGAATATACCAAATGATATTTGGCGCCAGTGGTTAAGATTAAAACAAGGAGCTAATGATTTTTATGTTGGACTGGATAATAATCTTTTTGCTGAATATATAAAAGAAGTTGGTATGAAGGATGAAATAGAAATACCGGTGCAAGATGCAAAGTTTAAGTTGGTAGATGGTAAGGTAGCAGAGTTTGTCAGCAGTCAAGATGGTCTGACCATAAACTTAGAGGATACTCTAAAATCAATGGAAGGGACTTTGAATAATCCGGGAGAACTAGAGGTGCCATTTGTGGTAGAGGTAGCCGAATCAAAAGTGGATAATCAAGATGTTAATGATTTGGGAATCGTAGAGATTATCGGCATTGGCGAATCTGATTTTAGTGGTAGTCCTGTCAATCGTATTCATAATATTAGAGTAGGAGCTGATACTTTGAACGGTATGCTTATAAAACCAGATGAGGAGTTTTCTCTCATTACTGCTTTGGGAGAAATTGATGGTGAACATGGTTATAGGCAGGAGCTAGTTATAAAAGGTAATCAAACTATTCCTGAATACGGTGGAGGTCTTTGTCAAATTGGGACAACCGTTTTTCGAGCAGCTTTAGGTACTGGTTTGCCAATCACCGAAAGAAGAAATCATTCATATCGGGTTTCTTATTATGAGCCAGCAGGAACTGACGCTACTATCTATAGTCCTTGGCCTGACTTTAAATTTAAAAATGATACAGGCAAACATATTTTAATTCAAACTAGGATAGAGGGTACTAAACTTTATTTTGATTTTTGGGGAACAGAAGATGGTCGTGTAGCTATTGCTACCGAGCCGGAGATATACAATATAGTAGCTCCACCAGAAAAGAAAATAATAAAAACTACTGACCTGGAGCCGGGGCAGACAAAGTGTACAGAAAGGGCTCATTATGGCGCTGACGCCAAATTTAATTATAGTGTCCAGTATCCAGAGCAACCAGAGCCGGTAGAAACTACTTTTTATAGTCACTATATACCTTGGCAAGAAGTCTGTTTACTCGGGGTGACTGAAGAAGAGCTTTTGGCCGAGCAGCAAGAAAATCAGACAGCTACCAGTACTCCAGCTGAATAACAATTTTGAAATTATTGCAAACTAAAACCCTGCACCGTATGGTGCAGGGTTAATTTTCTTTATATTTTTATGATCTTTATTTCCAGACAACTGTGCCCAAGAAAATCATCTCTGGAAAAAATTGAGCCAGAGCCAAATTTAATCTTAGAGATGATCCCCATGCTTGTCGTGGACACAGTTGCCTGAAAACACAGATTTTTACTGACCAAAATAATTTACTGACTCTGTAACATGGAATAATAGCACATTTATTTATCTTTGTCAAGCCGGTTAAAATATGCTATAATAAAAGCAGTTTTTTGAAATTTGCCCTGATATTTATTTCTTGACTAGAGTAGATTTTTGGGCTATTATCATAGACATTAATTTTTATAAAACATTTATGAGTACACCAACAAAGAAAAGGACAAAATCTCAAGGCGGACAAAGAGCATCACATTTCGCACTAACCAAAAAAATTACTACAAAGTGTAGCAACTGTGGTCAAAGCATTATGCCTCACCGTGCTTGCCCCAAATGCGGATATTATAAAGGAACAAAAAAAGTAGCTGCCAAAGGCAGAGGAAACAAACAAAAATAAAATGGCTAATAGACACTTAGCTCGAACAATTGCTCTTCAAACGCTCTTTCAGTGGGATTTTCTAAAAGGAAAAAAAGACCAGAAAGAGATTTTGGAGTATATAAAAAAAGAATTCGCTCCTGATTTTGATGATCAGGGCTTTTCTTTTGAATTGGTAAATGGCATTGTCAAAAATCAAAAAAAGATTGATGGCCTAATAGCCCAATTTGCTCCTGAATGGCCAATAGATCAAATCACAATGACAGACAGAAATGTTTTGCGTATTGGTGTTTTTGAATTAAAACTCAAAGAAGATATACCACCTAAAGTAGCAATCAATGAAGCAATTGAGCTGGCCAAAGCTTTTGGCGGTGACTCAAGTGGTAAATTCGTAAACGGAGTTTTGGGCAGTATTTACAAAGAAATGGTCAAAAATGGGGAAAAGCAAGATTTGCCCAGCCAAGGTATAAAAGAAGTATCAGCCGGCGGTATGATTTATCGTCAGACAGACGATGGTTATTATTTTGTGCTTATCATGGATGCCTATGGCAAATGGACATTCCCCAAAGGCGGTATTGAGCCAGGGGAAAATGAAGAAGAGGCAGCACTACGTGAATTGTCTGAAGAAACAGGCTTACAAAATCTAGATAGTAATGGCTATTTGGGTGAAACAGAAGTAAAAGTGCATAAGCCAAATGAAAAACCATATCGCAAACTCATTAAATATTATTTAGTTGAGACCAAAGACACAGAAATTGTCGTGCCTAAAGTAAGCGAGCTCAAAGATGTAAAATGGTTCCCTTTGTCAGAAGCATTAGATAGGATAGACTATGAAAATGCCAAAGATATTTTTAATAAAGGTTTGGAAAAAATCGGTTTAAAGTAAAAACATGGAAAAAAATTTATCCGTTTTGGAAACAAAATTAGACGTAAAATTTAAAGATATTAATTTTTTGAAATCAGCCCTGGTACACAGGTCTTATTTAAATGAGCACAAAAATTTTGGACTTGATCACAATGAAAGGTTAGAATTCTTGGGAGATGCGGTTTTGGAGTTGGTAGTAACTGATTATTTATACAACAATTATAGTGAGGCAGAAGGCATATTGACCAACTGGCGTTCCTCTTTGGTAAATGGTGATAGGTTGTCTAGTATTTCTGAAGAGCTTGGCGTCCATAGATTTATGTATCTCTCCAAAGGCGAGTCTCAGGATACCAATAAAAAAGCTAGGCAATATATATTGGCCAATGCCTTTGAGGCTATAGTAGGGGCTATATATTTGGATCGGGGGTATAAAACAGCTGATAAATTTATAAAAAAATATTTATTATCACAACTGTCAAAAATTATAAAAGATAAAGAATATATTGATCCCAAAACTAGATTTCAGGAAAAGGCTCAGGAGCAGCAGGGCGTCACTCCGCATTATCGTGTTATTTCAGAATCCGGACCAGATCATAATAAAAAGTTTGTAGTAGGAGTATATCTAGAAAAAACACTGGTTGCCAAGGGCGAGGGTTATAGTAAACAAGAGGCTCAAACCACCGCCGCTACAGCGGCCATAAAAAAGAAAAAATGGTAGAAACAGAGCCCCTGAGCACAGGGGCTTTTTAATATTTCTATTTTTTGCTATTATTAATATATAATAGATCTTCTCCACAACCGTTGTCAGGATAGGCCTGCAAAACTGAGTCGCTTTGCGGCCTAAGGACACCTCCAATCTCACAATCCCCCCCCATCGTCCTACAACGGTTTCTGGTCCTCGGACCTCTCTCGACTGGGTGTTTTTGGCGAAAACATCTAATAATCGGGAGAGGTCGGGGACCTTTCTTTTTTCTTACATCAAATAGCAATAATATTGTTTCCACTTTGCGCTATTTGACGGGGCGAATTTAAAAAAAACAAAATATATGCTAAAATAATAGCGCTAATTCAAGCGTTTTTATTTTATTGTATGTATTTAGAAAAACTGGAAATTCAAGGCTTTAAGTCATTTGCTAATCCGACCACTTTAATTTTTAATCGGGACATGACAGCAATTGTCGGTCCAAATGGAAGTGGTAAGTCAAATATTGCTGATGCAGTCCGTTGGGTACTAGGTGAACAAAGTATCAAAACTCTTCGGGGTAAAAAATCAGAGGATGTCATATTTGCCGGATCTGATAAGAAAAATAAACTCGGATATGCCGAGGTTAGTTTATATCTTAATAATTCTGATCGCCAGGCAGAACTTGATTATGAACAGATTGTTATTACCAGAAAGATAGAGCGAAGTGGCGAGAGTGAATATTTGATAAACAACAATAAAGTTCGTTTGTTTGACGTCCAATTACTTTTGGCTAAGGCTAACTTTGGTCAAAAAACATATAGCGTGATTGGTCAAGGCATGATTGATTCCATATTGGTGTCATCTGGTCAGGAGAGAAAAGAATTTTTTGATGAAGCAACGGGTGTCAAACAATTTCAAATCAAAAAAAATCAGGCTATCAATAAATTGGAAGGCTCCAAAGAAAATCTTGAACAAAGTGCCAAGATTTTGGCTGAGCTTGATCCACGACTGCGTAGTTTGACTCGTCAGGTAAAGAGGTTGGAAAAAAGAGAAAAGTTGGAAGAGGAACTCAAAGAAATACAAACAAGCTATTATAGTTTTCTGACCAACAATATCAATGATGACTTAAAAGTTAAAAAAGAAGAATTTGATAAATTACAAAAAGAAGTAGCAGATTTGAATCAAGAATTAATAGACCTTCAGACCCAGTTGGACAAAGAAGAAAAATCCTCATCTCGTCAGGATAATTTTGAAATATTACAAAAAAAATTGGCCCAATCTCAAAGTGAGTTATCTATACTGATAAAAGAAAAAACAATTTTGGAAGGTCAGGCCGATTTAAAATTAATGTCATCTGGTAAATCCGACATTGTCTGGCTAAAAGCGAGGATAGAGGAGCTAAAAAATCAGATCAATAATGACAAACTAATTTTGTCAGAAAAACAAACTAGTCTAAAGATTGCCAAAGACAATCTCCAGCAGTTAGAAGAGAAGCGGCAAGGAATAATGGAAGAGTTTTCCAAGCTGGAAAATAAGCTTTTGAATAATGGTGAGCTTTCTCCTGAAGAAATGCGTGAAAAATTAGAAGGTATTTTGAGAAAACAGATTAGTTTTCAGGAGCTTTTGGAAAGAATGGAGACTATTGATATTTTGCCAGATTTGAAAAAGGCCTGCTATCAGGTGACGGAAGCAGTCAACGCTTTATTTAGTAAAATAAAAGTATCCAAAGAAGATAGCCGCAAGATTTGGCAAAACGAGTTCAATAAAATGCTTTCCAGTAAGGATAATTTGGTAGCGGAAATAAGTGAAGCTCGCACTAGGCTAGCAGTCCTAGAAAGCGAAGATAATAAAATAAAAGAAGCAATAGAGCGTGCTGAGCAAGAACTAAAAAAATTAGAGTCCGATGCTAAACGATTGGCTGGAGATAAGTCTGATACTTCTAAACAACTGGAAGAAACTGTCACCAAGATAGAAGATAAAAATAAACAACTCTCAGAAATAGAAAAACAAATCCAAGAGTTTAATAA is a genomic window containing:
- the trpB gene encoding tryptophan synthase subunit beta, yielding MNKKYDINPDKNGYFGEYGGQIIPPELKPIFDEIADFYLKIKDEKDFQDELKYLLKNYVGRPSPIYYAKNLTKKIGGAQIYFKREDLNHTGAHKINHTLGEALIAKRMGKKKLLAETGAGQHGVALATAAAVLGIPCEIHMGEIDIAKQAPNVIRMKILGAKVVPVKMGTKTLKDAVDSAFNEFVKDPQNTFFGIGSVVGPHPFPMMVRDFQRIVGEEAKEQFQDLVGKDPDALVACVGGGSNAIGLFSAYLEDEKIDIYGVEPSGRSLNPGDHAATLTLGKPGNIHGMYTYLLQDKKRQPEPVYSIASGLDYPGVGPQHSFLKDIKRIKYELASDKECLDSFMELSKLEGIIPALESAHAVAFARKLSKQLGKGKNILVNLSGRGDKDIDFVVKKLGI
- a CDS encoding Hsp20/alpha crystallin family protein, translated to MLKKKNKKEVEILENQELEEDDADFEDVEDVYDDELEEEGQLSVDVYQDRNNIYIKSTIAGVEPEDIDISFDSDMITIRGQRRKDKTIHEQDYFYQECYWGNFSRSIILPVDVQEDKIEATIRNGVLTITLPKTKGKDINIKVKDEN
- a CDS encoding VanW family protein — encoded protein: MEKKFFDKQSIVAKKWLWIPVAIFIILVGGTFGAYAYVENSYQGKILKGISVAGVDIGGITVDEARAKLDKRIDFVNSRGFVYKANNKEVTIYPNIAAIDGADSLAWLVSWDVEKTLLEVTSFQNDKSFGNFFNKLATLTKGRDFPIYYKWDKEQNQQILENSFKELLLEKKEASYFFEEDGSLGITQESIGQTFDYQLALAETKDQIQQLMSSQIDLLVIADKPAISKEVLERYKDKVASTSKRGDFYLTYEERDWNIPNDIWRQWLRLKQGANDFYVGLDNNLFAEYIKEVGMKDEIEIPVQDAKFKLVDGKVAEFVSSQDGLTINLEDTLKSMEGTLNNPGELEVPFVVEVAESKVDNQDVNDLGIVEIIGIGESDFSGSPVNRIHNIRVGADTLNGMLIKPDEEFSLITALGEIDGEHGYRQELVIKGNQTIPEYGGGLCQIGTTVFRAALGTGLPITERRNHSYRVSYYEPAGTDATIYSPWPDFKFKNDTGKHILIQTRIEGTKLYFDFWGTEDGRVAIATEPEIYNIVAPPEKKIIKTTDLEPGQTKCTERAHYGADAKFNYSVQYPEQPEPVETTFYSHYIPWQEVCLLGVTEEELLAEQQENQTATSTPAE
- the rpmF gene encoding 50S ribosomal protein L32, which produces MSTPTKKRTKSQGGQRASHFALTKKITTKCSNCGQSIMPHRACPKCGYYKGTKKVAAKGRGNKQK
- the nusB gene encoding transcription antitermination factor NusB, with protein sequence MANRHLARTIALQTLFQWDFLKGKKDQKEILEYIKKEFAPDFDDQGFSFELVNGIVKNQKKIDGLIAQFAPEWPIDQITMTDRNVLRIGVFELKLKEDIPPKVAINEAIELAKAFGGDSSGKFVNGVLGSIYKEMVKNGEKQDLPSQGIKEVSAGGMIYRQTDDGYYFVLIMDAYGKWTFPKGGIEPGENEEEAALRELSEETGLQNLDSNGYLGETEVKVHKPNEKPYRKLIKYYLVETKDTEIVVPKVSELKDVKWFPLSEALDRIDYENAKDIFNKGLEKIGLK
- the rnc gene encoding ribonuclease III → MEKNLSVLETKLDVKFKDINFLKSALVHRSYLNEHKNFGLDHNERLEFLGDAVLELVVTDYLYNNYSEAEGILTNWRSSLVNGDRLSSISEELGVHRFMYLSKGESQDTNKKARQYILANAFEAIVGAIYLDRGYKTADKFIKKYLLSQLSKIIKDKEYIDPKTRFQEKAQEQQGVTPHYRVISESGPDHNKKFVVGVYLEKTLVAKGEGYSKQEAQTTAATAAIKKKKW
- a CDS encoding AAA family ATPase, with amino-acid sequence MYLEKLEIQGFKSFANPTTLIFNRDMTAIVGPNGSGKSNIADAVRWVLGEQSIKTLRGKKSEDVIFAGSDKKNKLGYAEVSLYLNNSDRQAELDYEQIVITRKIERSGESEYLINNNKVRLFDVQLLLAKANFGQKTYSVIGQGMIDSILVSSGQERKEFFDEATGVKQFQIKKNQAINKLEGSKENLEQSAKILAELDPRLRSLTRQVKRLEKREKLEEELKEIQTSYYSFLTNNINDDLKVKKEEFDKLQKEVADLNQELIDLQTQLDKEEKSSSRQDNFEILQKKLAQSQSELSILIKEKTILEGQADLKLMSSGKSDIVWLKARIEELKNQINNDKLILSEKQTSLKIAKDNLQQLEEKRQGIMEEFSKLENKLLNNGELSPEEMREKLEGILRKQISFQELLERMETIDILPDLKKACYQVTEAVNALFSKIKVSKEDSRKIWQNEFNKMLSSKDNLVAEISEARTRLAVLESEDNKIKEAIERAEQELKKLESDAKRLAGDKSDTSKQLEETVTKIEDKNKQLSEIEKQIQEFNKIEEDKRQSLVQAQKGFREVQANFNEKNSKLNEIKVELARLETRQEELEREIREEFSVFELKKTNSINVEESREKINSLKNQLSIIGGIDEMVLEEYNEVSERYNFLKEQSDDLLQAIDHLEKVIKDLEEAISKQFDKSFRNINNLFNQYFKKLFNGGKSELILDIQDVRVNKAGESENSEEENEEEVETKRQYGIEIKATPPGKRLASINMLSGGEKALTSIALICAIIANSPSPFVVLDEVDAALDEANSMRFAEILEELSAKTQFVAITHNRATMHKSKIIYGVTMGDDGVSKLLSMSFDQADEIAQ